A window of the Euzebya pacifica genome harbors these coding sequences:
- a CDS encoding sigma-70 family RNA polymerase sigma factor produces MAHRTASPAATTEDEIVRAHLPLVHYGVAELAGRIPRHVSREDLASAAMFGLAQAARSFDESKGIAFDKYAMIRIRGALLDELRSRDWASRSVRSMARKMESAKETLQVRNGRTPTMEETAAEMGVEVERVQRIVDDVHRGTVLNYESLLTEGSIADVLPDDAPTPADEIISRERRAFLMDAIVALPERLRHVVVGYFFEERPMQEIADELGVSESRVSQMRGEALALMEKGINASLDPDLVPAEPRPNGRLARKHAAYYAAVATGSTARARIDADAADVSARLRHQFAASA; encoded by the coding sequence ATGGCCCACCGCACCGCTTCCCCCGCCGCAACCACCGAGGACGAGATCGTCCGTGCGCACCTGCCGCTGGTCCACTACGGCGTGGCGGAGCTGGCCGGCCGGATCCCCCGACACGTCTCTCGTGAGGACCTGGCGTCGGCAGCCATGTTCGGGTTGGCACAGGCCGCGCGGTCCTTCGACGAGTCCAAGGGCATCGCGTTCGACAAGTACGCCATGATCCGGATTCGTGGTGCCCTGCTGGACGAGCTGCGCAGCCGCGACTGGGCCTCGCGCTCGGTCCGCAGCATGGCCCGCAAGATGGAGTCGGCCAAGGAGACGCTGCAGGTCCGCAACGGTCGCACCCCCACCATGGAGGAGACAGCCGCGGAGATGGGTGTCGAGGTCGAGCGTGTCCAGCGCATCGTCGACGACGTGCACCGCGGGACCGTCCTCAACTACGAGTCGCTCCTGACCGAGGGCAGCATCGCCGACGTCCTCCCCGACGACGCCCCCACGCCGGCCGACGAGATCATCTCCCGCGAACGTCGTGCCTTCCTCATGGACGCCATCGTCGCCCTGCCCGAGCGGTTGCGGCACGTCGTCGTCGGCTACTTCTTCGAGGAGCGTCCGATGCAGGAGATCGCCGACGAGCTGGGCGTCTCGGAGTCTCGCGTCTCGCAGATGCGCGGTGAGGCCCTCGCCCTGATGGAGAAGGGCATCAACGCGTCCCTGGACCCCGACCTCGTTCCTGCCGAGCCGCGCCCCAACGGTCGCCTTGCTCGCAAGCACGCTGCGTACTACGCGGCCGTGGCCACCGGCTCGACCGCCCGCGCACGCATCGACGCCGACGCCGCCGACGTCAGCGCCCGCCTGCGGCACCAGTTCGCCGCCAGCGCCTGA
- a CDS encoding helix-turn-helix transcriptional regulator: protein MEPDDLQDLPVERRRQDRRRRQVPVPNDRRQTDRRANRLEPSKPFAGVAVVVDGWPLLRAGVRQLLSDSAMRVASDTPSAKVAAQAIGDRLDLAVIGASKEPLEEAIKRLRALPGPDPDMPPRVLVLLERVDVVQLRGILSMGVEGVIDRSVGLDDLRAACERLLAGQRVLAGSPLSVLATAGLELQEPEPEEEERDNGLLTRKELEVLAELGRHLSNREIAETMHVSAATVKTHLSNIYGKLGVTSRREAVVAAVERGLLS, encoded by the coding sequence GTGGAACCCGACGATCTCCAGGACCTTCCCGTCGAGCGGCGCCGGCAGGATCGCCGTCGACGCCAGGTCCCTGTGCCCAACGACCGGCGCCAGACCGACCGACGTGCCAACCGGCTGGAGCCGTCCAAGCCGTTCGCCGGTGTCGCCGTCGTGGTCGACGGATGGCCGCTGCTGCGTGCAGGGGTGCGTCAGCTCCTCAGTGACAGCGCCATGCGGGTGGCTTCCGACACGCCGTCGGCGAAGGTTGCGGCGCAGGCCATCGGGGATCGGCTGGACCTGGCGGTCATCGGGGCCAGCAAGGAACCGCTGGAGGAGGCGATCAAGCGGCTGCGCGCACTCCCCGGTCCGGACCCGGACATGCCCCCCCGCGTGCTGGTGCTGCTGGAACGGGTCGATGTGGTGCAGCTGCGCGGCATCCTCAGCATGGGTGTGGAGGGTGTCATCGACCGCTCCGTCGGCCTCGACGACCTGCGCGCGGCGTGCGAACGCCTGCTCGCGGGGCAGCGCGTGCTGGCCGGGAGCCCGCTCTCGGTGCTGGCCACGGCCGGCCTCGAGCTGCAGGAGCCCGAGCCCGAGGAGGAGGAACGGGACAACGGGCTGCTGACCCGCAAGGAGCTGGAGGTCCTCGCCGAGCTGGGGCGCCACCTGTCCAACCGCGAGATCGCCGAGACGATGCACGTGTCGGCGGCCACGGTGAAGACGCACCTGTCCAACATCTACGGCAAGCTCGGCGTCACGAGCCGCCGCGAGGCCGTGGTTGCGGCCGTCGAGCGGGGTCTGCTCAGCTGA
- a CDS encoding flagellar protein FlgN, with amino-acid sequence MAYSDVSNILWRERQLLELLQFKLEVEQSLLATGRTRWLSHATREIEMLIDEVKQVELARAFEVSALCREMGVAETPTLKSLVDVLPAPWSGIFEEHRQAFLQATQEIVGLAETNRELLARGYTAAREALAVLGAERVETYGPGGLSVARSGQLTRLLDEVM; translated from the coding sequence GTGGCATACAGCGATGTATCCAACATCCTGTGGCGTGAACGCCAGCTGCTCGAGCTGCTGCAGTTCAAGCTCGAGGTCGAGCAGAGCCTGCTGGCAACCGGCCGCACACGTTGGTTGAGTCATGCCACGCGCGAGATCGAGATGCTGATCGACGAGGTCAAGCAGGTCGAGCTCGCCCGTGCGTTCGAGGTCTCGGCCCTGTGCCGGGAAATGGGGGTCGCAGAGACCCCGACGCTGAAGTCCCTCGTCGACGTGCTGCCCGCCCCGTGGAGCGGCATCTTCGAGGAACACCGCCAGGCCTTCCTGCAGGCAACGCAGGAAATCGTGGGTCTGGCAGAAACCAACCGTGAGCTGTTGGCTCGCGGCTACACGGCCGCCAGGGAAGCGCTGGCCGTGCTGGGTGCTGAGCGAGTCGAAACCTACGGACCAGGTGGGCTCAGCGTTGCGCGATCGGGGCAGCTGACCCGATTGCTCGACGAGGTGATGTGA
- the flgK gene encoding flagellar hook-associated protein FlgK gives MPSTFSGLSVASSALAAQRRAIEATGHNIANVNTPGYSRQRVDLAAIDGSSIALHAGSHYQAGGVDVAAQTRIVDQFLVNRVNTERAALGLADERQLTLERLELAFAEPGEFGLSSELQQFWSAWDSAALTPEDEAARAALLQRGAAVAGRFQSLSHEFDEMQGDVIQRARATVTDINGIAHQLADLNIAISAATDSGTVPNDLLDQRDQLVRTLSEHVGVTARTDNNGLLSVSIGGAAVVAAGRVNEVSLDTSNPGGVVLRVSNSPVPLRPTGGRIEGLLQSTNVLIPEHQARIDALAVQLADVVNGQHQQGQDLDGNAAGNFFAATGARDFALDPSVLGRPRAIGLAAAGAGAFDGSNAVAMAELAGLAGGPDDAYRALIAELGVSAQTANQRLTLQESLTTQFDAQREAVSGVSIDEEMSNLVAFQQAYDASARFLTAIDEMIERLINGTGSVGR, from the coding sequence ATGCCCTCGACCTTCTCGGGTCTCTCGGTTGCGTCCTCGGCGCTCGCGGCACAGCGACGCGCCATCGAGGCGACCGGCCACAACATCGCCAACGTCAACACCCCCGGGTACTCCCGCCAGCGTGTCGACCTCGCCGCCATCGACGGCAGCTCCATCGCACTGCACGCCGGTAGCCACTACCAGGCCGGCGGCGTCGACGTCGCCGCCCAGACCCGCATCGTCGACCAGTTCCTCGTGAACCGCGTCAACACCGAACGGGCCGCGCTGGGCCTGGCCGACGAACGACAGCTGACGCTGGAACGCCTCGAGTTGGCGTTCGCCGAGCCGGGCGAGTTCGGCCTGTCCTCGGAGCTGCAGCAGTTCTGGTCGGCATGGGACTCCGCGGCCCTCACCCCCGAGGACGAGGCCGCGCGCGCCGCCCTCCTGCAGCGCGGTGCGGCGGTGGCCGGACGCTTCCAGAGCCTGTCCCACGAGTTCGACGAGATGCAGGGCGACGTGATCCAGCGCGCCCGGGCGACGGTGACCGACATCAACGGCATCGCCCACCAGCTGGCCGACCTCAACATCGCCATCAGCGCAGCCACCGACTCGGGCACGGTTCCCAACGACCTGCTCGACCAGCGCGACCAGCTGGTGCGGACCCTCTCCGAACACGTCGGCGTGACGGCGCGGACCGACAACAACGGCCTGCTCTCGGTGTCCATCGGCGGCGCCGCGGTCGTGGCGGCCGGCCGCGTCAACGAGGTGTCGCTGGACACGTCCAACCCCGGCGGCGTCGTGCTGCGCGTCTCCAACTCCCCGGTGCCCCTGCGGCCGACCGGCGGACGGATCGAGGGGTTGCTGCAGTCCACGAACGTGCTCATCCCCGAACACCAAGCGCGCATCGACGCCCTCGCCGTCCAGCTCGCCGACGTCGTCAACGGACAGCACCAGCAAGGACAGGACCTCGACGGCAACGCCGCTGGCAACTTCTTCGCCGCCACCGGTGCACGTGACTTCGCCCTCGACCCGTCCGTGCTCGGCCGACCGCGTGCGATCGGCCTGGCCGCAGCTGGAGCCGGCGCGTTCGACGGCAGCAACGCCGTGGCGATGGCGGAGCTCGCGGGCCTCGCCGGCGGACCCGACGACGCCTACCGGGCGTTGATCGCCGAGCTCGGCGTGTCGGCGCAGACCGCCAACCAGCGCCTGACCCTCCAGGAATCCCTGACCACCCAGTTCGACGCCCAACGGGAAGCCGTCAGCGGCGTGTCGATCGACGAGGAGATGAGCAACCTGGTCGCCTTCCAGCAGGCCTACGACGCGTCCGCGCGGTTCCTGACCGCCATCGACGAGATGATCGAACGGCTCATCAACGGCACCGGATCGGTGGGGAGGTAG
- the flgL gene encoding flagellar hook-associated protein FlgL produces the protein MTRITQGMVARSSLANLQKSLGRTQRLQEQLSTGRQLNRPSDSPTGLVTAMQTRSSLARREQHLRNADNAVGWLNTADAALQGSSNMLRRVRDLTVQGGNSTLDPVSRENMAQEIEAIRAGLTEIANSRYAGRLLFAGNADVPAAFDAAGNFQGDTGQVERTLADGQQIAVNVSGIEVFGSGAGSVFDVLTQIADDLRNNPEDVVANNLDNLDTRVDTVLTALGDIGARTNRIENMRERATSDEINLKTRLSEAEDVDLPETIMELQLQEVAYQAALNATSRVIQPSLLDFLR, from the coding sequence ATGACGCGCATCACCCAGGGCATGGTGGCCAGGTCGTCCCTCGCCAACCTGCAGAAGAGCCTCGGCCGAACCCAACGGCTGCAGGAGCAGCTGTCGACCGGCCGTCAGCTGAACCGTCCGTCGGACTCGCCGACCGGGTTGGTCACGGCCATGCAGACCAGGTCGTCGTTGGCACGGCGCGAGCAGCACCTCCGCAACGCCGACAACGCCGTCGGCTGGCTGAACACCGCCGATGCCGCCCTGCAGGGCAGCAGCAACATGTTGCGTCGGGTTCGCGACCTGACCGTGCAGGGTGGCAACTCCACGCTGGACCCCGTCTCCCGCGAGAACATGGCGCAGGAGATCGAGGCGATCCGTGCGGGCCTCACCGAGATCGCCAACTCGCGCTACGCCGGGCGGCTGCTGTTCGCTGGCAACGCCGATGTCCCCGCGGCCTTCGATGCCGCCGGCAACTTCCAGGGCGACACCGGACAGGTGGAGCGCACCCTCGCCGACGGCCAGCAGATCGCCGTCAACGTCAGCGGGATCGAGGTGTTCGGCAGCGGTGCCGGCTCGGTCTTCGACGTCCTGACCCAGATCGCCGACGACCTGCGGAACAACCCCGAGGACGTCGTCGCCAACAACCTCGACAACCTGGACACACGCGTCGACACGGTCCTCACCGCGCTCGGGGACATCGGTGCCCGCACGAACCGGATCGAGAACATGCGTGAACGAGCGACCAGCGACGAGATCAACCTCAAGACCCGCCTGAGCGAGGCGGAAGACGTCGACCTTCCCGAAACCATCATGGAGCTCCAGCTCCAGGAGGTCGCCTACCAGGCGGCCCTCAACGCCACCTCGCGGGTCATCCAGCCCTCCCTGCTGGACTTCCTGCGCTAA
- a CDS encoding flagellar assembly protein FliW, protein MATPVMTEPETDTAFVEFVSAVPGFPDARTWGMEVWGDDPSSPFSVMRNVETEGLEFVVVSPFVFFPDYEPELDDATVGSLDLTVAEDAVVLVVLTIGESIEETTANLLGPIVINTRNNRAVQAILHQPGLSTKTPLIGS, encoded by the coding sequence ATGGCCACACCGGTGATGACCGAGCCCGAGACCGACACTGCGTTCGTCGAGTTCGTCTCTGCCGTGCCCGGATTCCCCGACGCCCGTACCTGGGGGATGGAGGTGTGGGGCGATGACCCCTCGAGCCCCTTCTCCGTCATGCGCAACGTCGAGACGGAGGGACTGGAGTTCGTCGTCGTCTCGCCGTTCGTCTTCTTCCCCGACTACGAACCCGAGCTCGACGACGCCACCGTCGGGTCCCTCGACCTGACCGTTGCCGAGGACGCGGTGGTGCTGGTGGTGTTGACGATCGGTGAGTCGATCGAGGAGACCACCGCCAACCTGCTCGGCCCGATCGTGATCAACACGCGCAACAACCGTGCGGTCCAGGCGATCCTGCACCAGCCCGGACTCTCCACGAAGACCCCGCTAATCGGCAGCTGA
- a CDS encoding sulfotransferase domain-containing protein: MSTRSKHGTTWLQTILLLLVHGPVDRWPAPLWQLSPWVDHLVEPIPAVVSRVSAQERRRVLKTHTPLDGVPAVPGVWRIVVVRDPLDAAVSLYHQGSNLDRERLAELTGSPSSIAGRAPLEEWLAAWVDEVADPRARLDSLDGVLHHLTDAWGRRGDDDVVLLRYADLLTDLDEQMALLANRLGFGGPEAYGVEWPLLVEAASFTAMRARADHLAPDAGGVLRDPSAFFRRGLTGSGEASVPSPVMDRYRERLSMSLPADLQAWLAGSA, translated from the coding sequence GTGTCCACACGGTCCAAGCACGGGACGACGTGGTTGCAGACGATCCTGCTGCTGCTCGTCCACGGACCAGTGGATCGATGGCCCGCGCCGCTGTGGCAGCTGTCGCCATGGGTGGACCACCTCGTCGAGCCCATCCCTGCCGTGGTGTCGCGCGTGTCGGCGCAGGAGCGGCGCCGGGTGCTCAAGACCCACACGCCGTTGGACGGCGTACCGGCCGTCCCTGGGGTGTGGCGGATCGTGGTTGTGCGCGACCCGCTGGACGCGGCGGTGTCGCTGTACCACCAGGGATCCAACCTCGACCGGGAACGACTCGCGGAGCTGACCGGGTCGCCGTCGTCGATCGCGGGACGCGCCCCGTTGGAGGAATGGCTCGCCGCATGGGTGGACGAGGTCGCCGACCCCAGAGCACGCCTGGACTCGCTCGATGGCGTGCTGCACCACCTCACCGACGCATGGGGGCGACGAGGTGACGACGACGTGGTCCTGCTCCGATACGCCGACCTCCTGACCGACCTCGACGAACAGATGGCCTTGCTGGCGAACCGGTTGGGGTTCGGTGGGCCCGAGGCGTACGGCGTGGAATGGCCGCTGCTGGTCGAGGCCGCGTCGTTCACGGCCATGAGGGCCAGGGCCGACCACCTGGCGCCCGATGCCGGCGGCGTGTTGCGGGATCCGTCGGCGTTCTTCCGGCGAGGCCTCACCGGGTCGGGCGAGGCCTCGGTGCCGAGCCCGGTCATGGACCGCTACCGCGAACGGCTGTCGATGTCGTTGCCGGCGGACCTGCAGGCCTGGCTCGCCGGATCGGCCTGA
- a CDS encoding NAD-dependent epimerase/dehydratase family protein — protein MRLLVLGGTSFVGRAVVEDALARGWSVTTLNRGHGVDVPGVDARRGDRRDAGGLSSLVDGEWDVVVDTWSSAPAVVERAATALSDRVGRYVFVSSRSVYAWAPPAGADESAPLVEVGAGEMGEEADPPYPQAKRAAEVAVEEALGDRSLLVRAGLILGPWENVGRLPWWLQRIARGGPVVAPGPADLPLQLIDARDLARWILDAAVAGRSGPHDLVSPSGHATMGQLLAACVVATGSDAALRWVEPDVVLAAEVAPWTELPIWLPPGEAHDAMHRSDVSRALATGLACRPVEETVADTWTWLESLDGPPEQRTDRPPVGLPEDKEAALLA, from the coding sequence ATGCGACTTCTGGTGCTGGGTGGGACCTCCTTCGTCGGACGGGCGGTGGTCGAGGACGCGTTGGCTCGCGGCTGGTCGGTCACGACCCTGAACCGTGGGCACGGTGTCGACGTGCCGGGCGTGGACGCTCGCCGCGGCGACCGTCGGGACGCCGGCGGGTTGTCGTCGCTGGTCGATGGGGAGTGGGACGTCGTGGTCGACACGTGGTCGTCGGCACCGGCGGTCGTCGAACGGGCCGCGACGGCCCTGTCGGACCGCGTCGGGCGCTACGTGTTCGTGTCCAGCCGATCGGTCTACGCGTGGGCGCCTCCGGCGGGGGCCGACGAGTCAGCCCCGTTGGTCGAGGTGGGCGCGGGCGAGATGGGCGAGGAGGCGGATCCGCCCTATCCGCAGGCCAAGCGCGCAGCCGAGGTTGCCGTCGAGGAGGCGCTGGGGGACCGGTCGCTGCTGGTCCGTGCGGGTTTGATCCTCGGGCCATGGGAGAACGTCGGCCGTCTGCCCTGGTGGCTGCAACGGATCGCGCGTGGTGGTCCTGTCGTTGCTCCCGGGCCGGCGGACCTGCCGTTGCAGCTCATCGACGCCCGTGACCTGGCCCGGTGGATCCTCGATGCGGCGGTTGCCGGGCGGTCGGGCCCCCACGACCTGGTCAGCCCATCCGGGCACGCCACGATGGGGCAGCTGCTCGCGGCCTGCGTCGTGGCCACCGGGTCGGACGCCGCGCTGCGCTGGGTCGAGCCCGACGTCGTGCTGGCCGCCGAAGTGGCGCCGTGGACGGAGCTGCCGATCTGGCTGCCGCCGGGCGAGGCCCACGACGCGATGCACCGGTCGGACGTCTCGCGGGCCCTGGCGACCGGTCTGGCCTGCCGGCCCGTGGAGGAGACGGTGGCGGACACGTGGACGTGGCTCGAGTCCCTTGACGGTCCGCCGGAACAGCGCACGGACCGGCCACCAGTCGGCCTGCCTGAGGATAAGGAAGCGGCCCTCCTGGCCTGA
- a CDS encoding HNH endonuclease signature motif containing protein codes for MKVELDRAPDGGSSAGVGVLDPVDAVVAKLRQVDRLMAEVLRGIQQAGGVSRDGMPSRRLIGLAADVTGAEAGFLERCVQTLSAMPETWQAFDQGCLSWSQVRTIVMAARDLSVAQRQTLDDQLAAALGTARDVEPDRIGDITADLAWRIDRKAVDTAAERAPDHASAVCQPSFDGWGDWYIHADPELNAVLGQAMNAAADRPTSAQAPAGHDNHLDTPSDDVPRGEDVVRDDEGTPIPKKYRDTRPRRVQLAEGLYRALSEWLATPAPGRPARPRLSAIVDVKDLLADGDDDGLDGRATGRLLWQTAGGSTRISQVTAQAWACDATMIPIITDGTLMMAAGRGDTPVTKPLRDALDARDQGCRFPGCRAPARWTDAHHVIPRPGPTDTTNMVLLCRRCHLRVHAPGWTQTLQPDGTYIVAHGRTRLVSRPPLRPTQPRPAQPRTT; via the coding sequence ATGAAGGTCGAGCTGGATCGAGCGCCGGATGGAGGGTCCTCCGCCGGTGTCGGTGTGCTCGATCCGGTTGACGCCGTGGTCGCCAAGCTGCGGCAGGTCGACCGGTTGATGGCCGAGGTCCTTCGAGGGATCCAGCAGGCCGGCGGCGTCTCGCGTGACGGCATGCCGTCCCGGCGCCTGATCGGCCTCGCCGCCGACGTGACGGGTGCAGAAGCCGGGTTCCTGGAGCGGTGCGTGCAGACGCTGTCGGCGATGCCCGAGACCTGGCAGGCCTTCGACCAGGGCTGCCTGTCCTGGTCACAGGTCCGCACCATCGTCATGGCAGCACGTGACCTCTCCGTCGCCCAACGACAGACCCTCGACGACCAGCTCGCCGCCGCCCTCGGCACCGCCCGCGACGTCGAACCCGACCGGATCGGCGACATCACCGCCGACCTCGCCTGGCGCATCGACCGCAAGGCCGTCGACACGGCCGCAGAGCGGGCCCCGGACCATGCCTCGGCCGTCTGCCAGCCGTCCTTCGACGGCTGGGGCGACTGGTACATCCACGCCGACCCCGAGCTCAACGCCGTCCTCGGCCAGGCCATGAACGCCGCCGCCGACCGACCCACATCAGCACAGGCACCCGCAGGCCACGACAACCACCTCGACACCCCCAGCGACGACGTGCCACGCGGCGAAGACGTTGTCCGTGATGACGAGGGCACGCCGATCCCCAAGAAGTACCGGGACACCCGACCACGACGGGTCCAGCTCGCCGAAGGGCTGTACCGGGCGCTCAGCGAGTGGCTTGCCACCCCCGCACCCGGACGGCCCGCCCGACCCCGCCTGTCGGCCATCGTCGACGTCAAGGACCTCCTCGCCGATGGTGACGACGACGGGCTCGACGGCCGGGCGACCGGGCGGTTGTTGTGGCAGACCGCCGGCGGATCCACCCGCATCAGCCAGGTCACCGCCCAGGCCTGGGCGTGCGACGCCACCATGATCCCGATCATCACCGACGGCACGTTGATGATGGCCGCCGGCCGTGGCGACACCCCCGTCACCAAACCCCTCCGCGACGCCCTCGACGCCAGGGACCAGGGCTGCAGGTTCCCCGGCTGTCGTGCGCCGGCACGGTGGACCGACGCCCACCACGTCATCCCACGGCCCGGCCCGACCGATACCACGAACATGGTCTTGCTGTGCCGTCGCTGCCACCTGCGGGTCCACGCCCCCGGCTGGACCCAGACCCTTCAGCCCGACGGCACCTACATCGTCGCCCACGGTCGCACCCGGCTGGTCTCCCGGCCACCGCTACGACCGACCCAACCCAGACCGGCCCAACCCAGAACCACCTGA
- a CDS encoding glycosyltransferase → MAKSSRRRVPRQPAKPLLSACMIVKDEEAVIERCLAALEPLVDEIVVHDTGSTDRTVEICESMGARVIRGEWRDDFSWARNVSIEAARGEWVLVVDADEVLVPTNFTGLRRLLREGDLDGYRAQVNNAQDVTGRTSVVHTSVRLFRQTMFRYSGRIHEQVVSIASHQVRVDAGEVLELDHWGYLPEVMAAKDKANRNIHLAEVSHQEEGTEKSILETARALSLGNEHERTLERLELIRDAEDEGVRHSALQLGVQIHSRMGHLDEALAWLEDLLSIGRSSALTTYLHGYVLMMDQRWEEAIAVLDTEHDVAASMAHGVSHSTDGARALIARCLVALGREEEGLDVYLDVATEGPLDMWPELLRVLYLRGEMDRAVPAFLGRDMEASGHRLRAALAMLVSCPVEVGDAFAEALYTANPGDRHALAFISMVGHRLPLDRAVTWSARARDVGLDQGCPLLRQADELTIPATQRVSASAAAMQAFGDGQAVGSLGRAARDLSDDEVLEALYTVGEVAPSALETFVLGVVTSQARALVMARALAQLHAEEQAVAVLRMGLEDLDADDSTAELRGMLGELESAGV, encoded by the coding sequence ATGGCCAAGTCGTCACGTCGCCGCGTCCCCCGCCAGCCGGCCAAGCCGCTGCTGTCCGCCTGCATGATCGTCAAGGACGAGGAGGCGGTCATCGAACGCTGCCTCGCCGCGCTCGAACCGCTCGTCGACGAGATCGTCGTGCACGACACCGGTTCGACGGACCGCACGGTGGAGATCTGTGAGTCCATGGGCGCCCGGGTCATCCGCGGCGAGTGGCGAGACGACTTCTCCTGGGCCCGCAACGTCTCGATCGAGGCAGCGCGCGGCGAGTGGGTGCTCGTCGTCGATGCCGATGAGGTGCTGGTCCCGACCAACTTCACCGGCCTGCGCCGTCTGCTCCGCGAGGGGGACCTCGACGGCTACCGAGCACAGGTCAACAACGCCCAGGACGTGACCGGGCGGACCTCCGTCGTGCACACCTCCGTGCGGCTGTTCCGCCAGACCATGTTCCGTTATTCGGGCCGCATCCACGAACAGGTCGTCTCCATCGCGTCCCATCAGGTGCGCGTCGACGCCGGCGAGGTGCTGGAGCTCGACCACTGGGGCTACCTGCCCGAGGTCATGGCGGCCAAGGACAAGGCCAACCGCAACATCCACCTGGCCGAGGTGTCCCACCAGGAGGAGGGCACCGAGAAGTCGATCCTGGAGACCGCCCGGGCGCTGAGCCTGGGCAACGAACACGAACGCACCCTCGAACGGCTGGAGCTGATCCGCGACGCCGAGGACGAAGGGGTGCGCCACAGCGCCCTGCAGCTGGGCGTGCAGATCCACTCGCGCATGGGCCACCTCGACGAGGCGCTGGCGTGGCTGGAGGACCTGCTGTCCATCGGCCGGTCGAGCGCCCTGACCACCTACCTGCACGGCTACGTGCTGATGATGGACCAGCGCTGGGAGGAGGCGATCGCCGTCCTCGACACCGAGCACGACGTCGCCGCGTCCATGGCGCACGGCGTCAGCCACTCCACCGATGGCGCCCGGGCGTTGATTGCCCGCTGCCTCGTGGCCCTGGGTCGTGAGGAGGAGGGGCTGGACGTCTACCTCGACGTCGCCACCGAAGGGCCGCTGGACATGTGGCCCGAGCTGCTCCGGGTGCTGTACCTGCGCGGCGAGATGGACCGCGCCGTCCCGGCGTTCCTCGGGCGTGACATGGAGGCGAGCGGGCATCGGCTGCGTGCGGCCCTGGCCATGCTCGTGTCGTGCCCCGTCGAGGTCGGCGATGCCTTCGCGGAGGCCCTGTATACCGCCAACCCCGGTGACCGCCATGCCCTGGCGTTCATCTCCATGGTCGGCCACCGGCTGCCGCTGGACCGGGCGGTCACCTGGTCGGCGCGTGCTCGCGACGTCGGGCTGGACCAGGGCTGTCCGCTGCTGCGTCAGGCCGACGAGCTGACCATCCCGGCGACGCAGCGTGTCAGCGCATCGGCGGCGGCCATGCAGGCGTTCGGTGACGGGCAGGCGGTGGGCTCGCTGGGCCGTGCGGCCCGCGACCTGTCCGACGACGAGGTGCTCGAGGCCCTGTACACCGTGGGTGAGGTGGCGCCGTCCGCGCTGGAGACCTTCGTGCTCGGCGTCGTGACCTCGCAGGCCCGCGCCCTGGTCATGGCCCGTGCCCTGGCCCAGCTGCACGCCGAGGAGCAGGCGGTCGCGGTGCTGCGCATGGGGCTGGAGGACCTCGACGCCGATGACTCGACCGCCGAGCTGCGTGGCATGCTCGGCGAGCTGGAGTCCGCCGGCGTCTGA
- a CDS encoding ParA family protein produces the protein MSAVVYAVANQKGGVAKTTTTASLAAALAARGLNVLTVDLDPQACLTFSLGFDPDELSPTIHEVVTGRGTLAETVLTHDECDLAPANLDLAGAEVALLSRTGREYVLRAELIDLRESYDAIFIDCPPSLGVLTLNGLTAADKVVIPVQCETLSHRGVSQLLETIADIQKLTNPQLEVAGLVATMFDTRTRHSREVLEDVQSRYGLKVLGVPVRKSVRFAEAPNMGRTILSHAPKVPGAAAYRVIAADLHGLTVHPEDLAAAEGNR, from the coding sequence ATGAGCGCAGTCGTGTACGCGGTGGCAAACCAGAAGGGCGGCGTGGCGAAGACCACGACCACCGCCTCGTTGGCCGCCGCGCTGGCGGCCCGGGGGCTGAACGTCCTGACCGTCGACCTGGACCCGCAGGCCTGCCTGACCTTCTCGCTGGGGTTCGACCCCGACGAGCTGTCCCCGACGATCCACGAGGTCGTCACCGGAAGGGGCACGCTGGCCGAGACCGTCCTCACCCACGACGAGTGCGACCTGGCGCCCGCCAACCTCGACCTGGCCGGTGCCGAGGTGGCGCTGCTGTCCCGCACGGGCCGTGAGTACGTGCTCCGGGCCGAGCTGATCGACCTGCGCGAGTCCTACGACGCGATCTTCATCGACTGCCCCCCGTCGCTGGGCGTCCTGACGCTGAACGGCCTGACCGCGGCCGACAAGGTCGTCATCCCGGTGCAGTGCGAGACGCTGTCCCATCGCGGCGTGTCGCAGCTGCTGGAGACCATCGCGGACATCCAGAAGCTGACCAACCCCCAGCTCGAGGTCGCCGGCCTTGTCGCCACGATGTTCGACACGCGCACCCGCCACAGCCGTGAGGTGCTGGAGGACGTGCAGAGCCGCTACGGGCTGAAGGTGCTCGGGGTCCCGGTCCGCAAGTCCGTCCGCTTCGCCGAGGCCCCGAACATGGGCCGGACGATCCTCTCCCATGCGCCGAAGGTGCCGGGCGCGGCCGCCTACCGGGTGATCGCCGCCGACCTGCACGGTCTGACTGTCCACCCCGAGGACCTCGCCGCGGCCGAAGGAAACCGTTGA